One region of Papaver somniferum cultivar HN1 unplaced genomic scaffold, ASM357369v1 unplaced-scaffold_131, whole genome shotgun sequence genomic DNA includes:
- the LOC113332403 gene encoding late embryogenesis abundant protein 76-like, producing MSTNQSAAVESAKNTANTAGEHVADAAKATRDYVADAANTTTNTAQQKKEEASRVLIDDTAQTARQHVANAADSVSKAAKPEEEKTPGFLEKTGTTMKNTALGAADTVTKTAQGAVETVKNTIGMNDKK from the exons ATGTCTACCAATCAGAGTGCGGCCGTTGAATCCGCTAAGAACACAGCTAACACAGCTGGGGAACATGTTGCCGATGCAGCTAAAGCAACTAGAGACTATGTAGCAGATGCAGCTAACACTACAACCAATACTGCCCAACAGAAAAAGGAAGAGGCCTCTCGTGTCCTTATTGACGATACAGCTCAAACAGCTAGGCAGCATGTTGCCAATGCAGCTGACTCTGTATCCAAAGCTGCCAAGCCGGAAGAAGAAAAGACCCCTGGATTCCTTGAAAAG ACTGGGACAACAATGAAGAACACAGCACTAGGTGCAGCTGACACTGTGACTAAAACAGCACAAGGTGCAGTGGAGACTGTGAAGAATACAATCGGAATGAATGACAAGAAATGA
- the LOC113332486 gene encoding uncharacterized protein LOC113332486 isoform X2, with the protein MILKEKEEDENADTYSEFPSEKKIVYAKRVVRYLGAVSMVKNMGLSPFFLEVLSQAPNLLDCQPPRLCDLQYLTLEMWSTRASLRAIAYLLKISPNITKIYLCSKTKESNITDVGDDWEAGLSLPGMLSHLKYVSSLKKQKDVMLSSNSWFFS; encoded by the exons ATGatactaaaagaaaaagaagaagatgagaatgcAGATACATATTCGGAATTTCCTTCAGAGAAAAAAATTGTATATGCTAAACGTGTGGTGAGATATCTCGGAGCGGTTTCTATGGTGAAAAATATGGGATTATCACCTTTTTTCCTTGAG gtTCTCTCACAAGCTCCCAACCTATTAGACTGTCAACCACCTCGCTTATGTGATTTACAATATTTGACGCTGGAAATGTGGTCTACAAGAGCTTCCTTGAGGGCTATAGCATACTTACTCAAGATATCTCCTAATATAACTAAAATTTATCTTTGTTCGAAGACGAAGGAG TCAAATATAACCGACGTTGGAGATGATTGGGAAGCTGGATTGTCATTGCCAGGAATGTTGTCTCACCTCAAGTATGTGTCCAGTTTGAAGAAACAGAAGGATGTGATGCTGAGCTCAAACTCCTggtttttttcttga
- the LOC113332486 gene encoding uncharacterized protein LOC113332486 isoform X1 — protein sequence MYGFSISNLEISKRFFSSCPVLEALDTFCSDIQTDNQRNLVVESPSLKKFAYTCCHRHLLPQNDTMANIIQLFAPNLEDFICRFFSTQDYFVEISCPLSEVYFDMILKEKEEDENADTYSEFPSEKKIVYAKRVVRYLGAVSMVKNMGLSPFFLEVLSQAPNLLDCQPPRLCDLQYLTLEMWSTRASLRAIAYLLKISPNITKIYLCSKTKESNITDVGDDWEAGLSLPGMLSHLKYVSSLKKQKDVMLSSNSWFFS from the exons ATGTATGGATTTTCGATCTCCAATCTAGAAATATCTAAAAGATTCTTTTCAAGTTGCCCAGTTCTTGAAGCGTTAGACACATTTTGTTCTGATATACAAACTGATAATCAAAGGAATTTGGTTGTTGAATCTCCCAGCCTTAAGAAGTTTGCATACACTTGTTGCCATAGACATCTTTTGCCGCAAAATGATACTATGGCTAACATTATCCAGTTATTTGCTCCAAATCTGGAAGACTTCATTTGCAGATTTTTCTCGACACAAGATTATTTTGTAGAAATCTCTTGTCCACTATCCGAGGTATATTTTGACATGatactaaaagaaaaagaagaagatgagaatgcAGATACATATTCGGAATTTCCTTCAGAGAAAAAAATTGTATATGCTAAACGTGTGGTGAGATATCTCGGAGCGGTTTCTATGGTGAAAAATATGGGATTATCACCTTTTTTCCTTGAG gtTCTCTCACAAGCTCCCAACCTATTAGACTGTCAACCACCTCGCTTATGTGATTTACAATATTTGACGCTGGAAATGTGGTCTACAAGAGCTTCCTTGAGGGCTATAGCATACTTACTCAAGATATCTCCTAATATAACTAAAATTTATCTTTGTTCGAAGACGAAGGAG TCAAATATAACCGACGTTGGAGATGATTGGGAAGCTGGATTGTCATTGCCAGGAATGTTGTCTCACCTCAAGTATGTGTCCAGTTTGAAGAAACAGAAGGATGTGATGCTGAGCTCAAACTCCTggtttttttcttga